One genomic window of Nicotiana sylvestris chromosome 10, ASM39365v2, whole genome shotgun sequence includes the following:
- the LOC138879758 gene encoding uncharacterized protein, whose translation MPSHTSSTPSPPEDIRRHPTPPVPPSSTTDQDMRSVVQLLTSLVASQAQRQNTDAIDKPVSMRVCDFINLDPPVFTGSDPKEYPHTFIDQVHRTLRVMHASDTEAVELASYRLRDLAVFWYDSCERSRGLNAPPTVWKEFSEAFLHHYLPVEIRRARADKFLNIRQGNMNMREYNMQFDSLARYALHMVAEMSDRAYSKALEDRKRQQRADREQDRGQHKRARFSGYSKDFRGSVKPQSSRSSAPPVDSAPL comes from the exons atgccgtctcatacctcatctactccgtctcctccagaggatattaggaggcacccaacacCACCAGTTCCTCCGTCTAGCACTACAGATCAGGATATGCGGAGTGTGGtgcagttgttgactagcttggtagcttctcaggctcagaggcagaataccgATGCTATTGATAAACCAGTTAGTATGAGAGTTTGTGATTTTATTAatctagaccctccagtgtttaccggatcagaccccaaggagtaCCCACACACTTTTATTGATCAGGTTCATCGTACATTGCGGGTTATGCAtgctagtgatacagaggcagtagagttggcttcttatcggttacgaGATTTAGCAgttttctggtatgatagttgcgAGAGATCTAGGGGTCTGAACGCTCCTCcaactgtgtggaaggaattttctgaggcctttcttcatcactatttgccagttgagatacgacgagctagagctgataagttcttgaacatTCGACAAGGTAATATGAATATGCGAGAGTAtaatatgcagtttgattctttagcaaggtatgctctccatatggtggccgagatgagcgatagg gcttattCCAAggccctagaggatcgtaagcggcAGCAAAGAgcagatagggagcaggataggggtcagcataagagggcgagattttcAGGGTATTCTAAAGACTTTAGAGGCAGTGTTAagccccagtcttcgaggagttcggcacCACCAGTAGATAGTGCTCCTCTATAG